tttgatacagatatatatatatatatatatatatatatatatatatatatatattctttgaacTATTGGATCCTAACACCAAACAACATAAAACCTCCTTTGTTCTCCTCTggtttggcttcttcttcacctcCTAACTTCGAGTTAATCTCTGGTTTCATTACATCATCAGAACTGTTATTATGAACTGTCTTGTTTACTTCCTCATCAGTGACCGCTGAGTTGTTGTCTGAAAAGTAATGAACATCGATCATCAAGAACTTTTTGCTCTGACCTTCTAATGTAGGAACATCACAAGTGTAAAAAGTGACCAAATCTTTCTCCTTGAGTCTCTTCTCCTTAACGAAACCAATCCATCCTCTTGTAAGGACAAAGCTCTGGCTACTAGTCCAGTAACAATACCTAAACTTCCATGGTCTCATCTCTCTGTCATAAAACAAAACCTCAACATCTTCTACTATTTCACCCTCTTCTCTTTCGCTTATGAAAGGCAAATACTTCACCGCATACTTCTTCGGTATCACAAGCCTGTTGAGTTTCCCTACGTCGCTCGCTGTCAGTTCCTTCTGAAAAAGCTGCGTGCATGAGAAGCACTTGTTGGATTCTTCATCTCTTCGGTTCTGTTTTGATACAATCTGAGAACGGTTTTTGAGAAACTCTTTGAACTCGCGTTGGTAAGAGCCGTCTTTGATCATGTTCAGGACAGCTTCTGTTGTGTAGCCTTTTTGAAACACCGGTTCGTGGACCGTTAAATCAGACCAAGGGAAGTTTCTTTGCGAGTTTGCGTCGAAAGCTCGAAGCTTGATGGATGCACTGTCATAAGACATGGCGGCTTCAGCAGCTGATTTGAAAGTACCGAGCCATATACGTTTGTGGTCTACGTAAATCTGAGCACCCCAGTGACCGTTTTGATGCTGAACAACTCCCTTGTACTTTGTCTTGTCTGATGCGGAAACTGGTGCTTTGTCGGTGGTGGGTGGTTCGTTAAGTCTCATACGTTTCTTGACAGGTAAGTAAGAGTCGGTTGTTGTGTTTAAAGTCTCTGACTTTGCAACGTCCATTGGAATAGCAGAGGATACTAGAAACATAGCCGAGTTGGATTGTGAAGGAAGCAAAGAGAAAGACAATGTCGAACTTTAAACAGAGGCGTAACTTGTAGGAATAGTCAGTGCTATGTTTCTTTAAATTTGTGTTGTTGCGTTGCATGAGTAGTGGGGTATTTAACAAGGAATGAGTTTCCGTTTTCTTGCAATGTTACatttagaaaaggaaataatAGAGGACTAAGACAGCTGTAAATGTCAAATTAACTTTAagagttttatgttaaatttaatcATTAACATTTTCTCATCCCATGTGCAGTGGTTCGTATTTTCCTTTTGTtaatttggtttttgtttaCTGATTGGTTAAACTGAAATTATATATCTTAGACAAACAAGAAAGTTGACAAACTTCatgttacaaaaattaaaaaaacagtgGGTAATTTTGGTTTACTGTTGCCTGGGTAATGAGTTAAGTGCAAAgcccaaataaaataaaaaaagcttCAAAGAATTTTGTTAAAACGAAACAACAAATTATGGTTTCATATTCGTACCGAGTATATATCTTCTTTGGTTATGGGTCCGAAACTTCAGACAAATCACACTTTCTGATGAAAATTGTTTCGGATTAGGATTCATAACCAAGAAACGTGTTTCCTTAACTGAGTGCTTCTGCCTACCCATAACCAAATATTCGGTGTCACTTATTTATTCTCGTGATTGTAAAAAAATCTGCCTTGGTAATCATGTAAattgttacagaaaaaaaacattttttaatttgtttttattttcattcatCCACGAGAATATTAAGTAGAAACACAGATTtggtttttctttaaaaaattgttttattcaCTTTTCTAGTATTTAATACTGGATGGAAGCTTCATTGATCAAGTAGTTTGACTACGAATTAACTAATGCTAATCTGAGGCCCAAgcagtttatcataaattaatagagaaaactttacaaaaaagatatctatattattaaaactgaagtacaaattaagtttgttttttttttggtaggtacaaattaagtttgtttggaaacatggatgaCAATGTTATATGAGAATTGTTTGAAAACTTGGATAGCAGTatatgtattttcttttatttatacatttagtCATTGCATTTATAATAAGTTACgtatttctttttgtatttttttttatttacagattctaccactacatttaaaatcaatttaaattaattaattacaattctAAAACTTAtctaaacaaatcaatattcatatattgatcattattaatattgtacaaatattactaaataaaaaaatttctatttcatttaatttagccaaacacattaaaataatttttttatttgtttacggAATCAGTTAGGAATAGACATTCAGGTGTATCCATTTAAGTACGGGTTGTTTCTTTCGAGTAAAGATTTTTTGGGGTTTGAAATATCCTTTTAGGTACTtcctttttgtatttctttttatttatggaTTCTACCACtgcatttaaatttaatttaaattaactaATTACAATTCCAAAACTTATCTAAACAAATCGATATTCAtatattgattattattattaatattgtaaaaatattactaaataattttttttctatttcacttaatttagccaaacacataaatatatatctatacatatatttatttgtttacgGAATCTGTTAGGCATAgacattcgggtacccatttAGGTACGGATCATTTTTTAGGGTAtagattttttgggttttgaaattAGACCATGTTTggatataaatttatgtgtgagtTTCAAGTTGGATCTCCCGGGTCTGTATGAATTTGGTTATGATGcacatataagtaaaaatattcaaataacaaatgtatttgAAAATGATTTGGATATTTGAACCAAAAATAATCACATTATCCGATTCGATCTGGATCTTtggaatacaattagttatatgaagacatatctaaaatatattgcactaatcatgaaaaacaaatatcaatgtataaatACGTAAAAACTAATACCTGCGCGGGTGCGTGGATCAAACTCTAGTTAGTATTAAACAGTTTGTACAAATAAAACGATATTTATTGCCTCTagaataattttcattttaaacaggaaaataattttttgtaaacaaCTGGTTTAATGTTCTGAAAAAATCAATACGTACAACCCCGGCTTAAGATCCGGTACAATAATCCCGGTTAATGATTCTCAGGAATCTTTGGAACTGAACCACTTGTTTCCAGAAACATGTCGAAGATGAAAGAATCAAACAAACAGAGATCGATTTGTAAGAAGAAGTAGAAGACAGGTTCAGTAATTATGAATCCGATTTCATCCAGGCTCACCTCAGCCTCTCTTCTCCCTATCCCTCACACAATCTCCCTTATCTCCGCCAtgtccttctcctcttcttcttcaaagtcCCTGAAAGTCCCTACCTTTAAGGAAGAAGACGAACAAGAGAAGCTGAGACAAGTTCTCAAGTACCACAACCAGACAAAACACTCCTTCACCAATTACGCAAGAGGCCCTCGAGGTCTCGACTGGGCTAATCAGCCAAACCCTTTTCGCAGATACCTCTCTTCTCCTCTCCTCCCTCTTCTCCATCACGACTCGGGCCACGACTCTGTTCTCTACTCTTCTCTCTTCGACTCCTCCTCGCTTCCTCCTCCAAAACCCATCTCTCTCTCCACAATCTCTCACCTCTTCCTCCACTCCCTCGCTCTCTCCGCCTGGAAAACCACCGGAGCCTCCACCTGGCCTCTCCGCGTCAACCCAAGCAGCGGTAACTTGCACCCCACGGAAGCTTACCTCATCTCTCCCCCCATCCCTTCGCTCTCCCACCTCCCTTTCGTCGCTCACTACGCTCCAAAGGAGCATTCTTTGGAGGTCAGAGCAAACCTCCCTTCTTCCTTCTTCCCCGAGTTCTTCCCTGAGAACTCTTTCCTCATCGGTGTCTCTTCCATCTTCTGGCGTGAGGCTTGGAAGTACGGAGAACGCGCGTTTCGGTACTGTAACCACGACGTGGGTCACGCCATCGCTGCTCTGGCCGTTGCAGCTGGAGAGCTGGGGTGGGAGTTGAAGCTTCTTGATGGATTAGGTAGTGATGATCTCAACGTGCTAATGAACCTCCCTGAAGTTCCGGAGATTGAATCTGAGCATCCTGACTGCTTGCTGCTTGTTTTCCCCAAGGGAGGAGGTAGAGATGTTGTTATTAACATAGATTACAAAGGAATAGCCTCTGCTATTAGAGAAGGGTTCACTAGTTTGGAGTGGAAAGGGACTCCTAATGTCCTGAGTAAAGAGCATTTGTGTTGGGACATTATCCACAAGACAGCTGAAGCAGTCAAGAAGCCTTCGTTGGTCTCAAACTCGTCTTTAATCGATGCTTCTTGCTTTAGAGGGAGTGGTGTGGTTAGCAGGAGTTCGTATAAGGAGTTAACAGTGAGTCAAGTTGTGAGGATGAGAAGAAGTGCGGTTGATATGGACGGTGTTACTTTTATTGACAAGTCTGCGTTTTACCAGATGTTGATGCATTGTCTTCCTTCTGGCTCTTCCACCAAGGGAGAGCAGCTTGCACTGCCCTTTCGTGCTCTTTCTTGGGACTGTGCTGAGGTTCATCTTGCTCTTTTTGTGCATAGAGTTTCGGGTTTGCCCAAGGGTTTGTATTTTCTGGTGAGAAACGAGGATCATCTCGGTGATCTCAAGAGAGCTATGAGGTCTGAGTTTGAGTGGAGGAGACCAGATGGTTTCCCTGAGGATCTTCCTCTGTATATGCTCGCCGAGGGTGATTGTCAAAGGCTGGCAAAAGGACTATCATGTCATCAGGTAATGAGTTTGGATATATAGAGTTGTGATGCAtacagtgttctaaaaatcggtttagacggaatcgattttttaaaaagaatcgaTGCAAGGTGTTAAAAAAATCGGTCTAGACGCCCGCATAAGCAATAATTCTTTATAAAGAGTCTAACAACCGCCtagcgatttcttgaacattggatGCATATAACTTGGATCTTTGTTGAACCATGGTAGTGGTTTGTTGATGCAGGACATTGCAGGGGATGGGTGCTTCAGCCTAGGGATGGTGGCTAGATTTGAGCCAGTGATGAGGGAGAAGGGCGCATGGATGTACCCTCGTCTGTTTTGGGAGACAGGTGTTGTTGGGCAAGTTTTGTACCTAGAAGCACATGCAATGGGGATATCAGCAACTGGGATAGGATGTTATTTTGATGATCCTGTTCATGAGGTTCTTGGGATTAAAGACTCAAGCTTTCAGAGTCTGTACCATTTTACAGTGGGAGGTCCGGTTTTAGACAAGCGGATCATGACTCTTCCTGCTTATCCTGGTCCCACCAGTGATGTCTAGATCATACTCTAGTCTTTGTTGAGTCTGTAAACAAATCTTGTTTTAGTGATTTATAGTGTAATAAAAGATACAACTCACATGAAGTTCTGTTCCAAACCGGTTCTTTAAAGAGGACACCCATTTATGATAATTTACTATTCAGCTAAAGCTTAAGTTTGGTAAATAATTTGagttttgaaagaaaaagatgAGATTCTCTACAAGGTTTTAACGCTTGGGTTTGCAGGAGAGTGGGGGCACAAGACTGGAATGGATAAGAAAAGTTTCAagtatttttgttcaaaaaaaaagttcgcACAAGATTGTCTGCTTTAGTTTGTTGTGAGATGAGGTAAACGTTTTAACAactacatcatctggttgaagTTTCTTGCATTTGAATCAAATGATTTGATGCATACTTTCTCCTGTTTAAAAACTAGGTGAAAGTAAACCCGGTTAActacaaacacacataaaaacacatttataaCTCTTTACTaaacttaaaattttgttaatttctACTAGTTTACTACTAATCCTACAGTTAATGGAGATTATTTAATATGAACCCAAAAAATTAAAGTctgtgatattttttaaaaaagttgtaattttggaaaacaaaacagaaatagTAGTGAATCTTtcagaaataatatattttatcaatatatagaCAAATCTATTAAATACATCTTGATCACTTGCATAATACAGTTAACCATATCTAAGATCtgcaaagatattttttttctattctttGTTTACAAAGACATTACAGTACAATGTATTTAAAGAAGTTTATGCCATTTGTCAACAAAAATTAACTATTTTCtgggaaagaaacaaaaaaaaattgtaaaagaaaaagaaaaaggcaAGTAGCCGTTAGGACATGTTTTCTTCATTCAAAGCGACGTCGTCTCCACCCAGTCAGACGCCCCTTTATAACCTTCGGTGACTCTTCCATCGATCTCACTCATAGGAAGAagggaagaaagaagaaggatcTTTGTTCAcgctctcttctcttcttcttctactttcgATCTCTGTGATGGCTGCCGTTAATGGGTACCAGGGTAATACTCCTGCCGCAGATCCTCCGGCGTCAAACGGATCAAAGCAATCTGCTCCTCCGACTAAGACCGTTGACAGCCAATCTGTTCTCAAAAGGTTTGTCCTTTTGCATCTCTCCATCTTGCTGCAACATAAAGAACCCGCCTTTGTCTTTTTTGTCTCGTTTCTAATCATTGATAGCTCAGATTCGTTTGTCTTTGATTCATGGTTGCGAAGACTTCTCTTATAGCTTTGCATACAAACTGTTCGTTAGAATGTTACTTAGAGAAGTGTGCCATGTTCCTATACTACATAAAGCTTTGATTTTTATCGTACCCAGATTCTTAATCAAGATTTGTCTTTACTTGAACGCAGGCTGCAATCTGAACTCATGGGCTTGATGGTAAGTTATCTTTGTTTCACTTGTTGACAATAAGGAAAATCTTGAACTAGTTCTCTTTGTTGTAGTTAAGATGCTCATGTATGTGGGTTGTTTGCAGATGGGTGGTGACCCGGGAATCTCTGCTTTCCCAGAGGAAGACAACATCTTCTGTTGGAAAGGGACAATAACAGGAAGCAAAGACACTGTGTTTGAAGGAACTGAGTACAGACTCTCACTCTCTTTCTCCAATGACTATCCTTTCAAACCTCCAAAGATCAAGTTCCAGACTACTTGCTTCCATCCCAACGTTGATCTCTATGGCAATATCTGCTTGGACATTCTTCAGGTAATACATATATACTTGTGTGCTACACAGAATCTAGAGGAAtatctttaatttgttttcacATTATCTAATTGGGCAGGATAAATGGTCGTCTGCTTATGACGTGAGGACAATACTACTGTCGATTCAGAGCCTTCTGGGAGGTACTTTATTGAGCATAACCTTTGATTTTCGTGTAAGCCATGTGGCTTGTTAATCCAATATCTGAGTGTGTGTGTCTTTGTGTTTGTCAGAACCAAACATCAGCTCGCCATTGAACACTCAAGCAGCTCAGCTCTGGAGCAACCAAGAAGGTAAACAAATATATGCAGATACTGATTTCACACATGCATTATGAGTTTCTTAAGTCTCTTTTGTATTCTTGTGCAGagtataggaagatggttgaGAAGCTCTACAAGCCTCCCAGTGCATGATTCCTTCAACCTGCTATTGCTTTTGATGATATCACATAATATGATTTTCCAGAAGAAAGAATATGTATTTCTCATTTGCTTTCTTTGTTTATGATCATCAACAGTTTTATCTGTAACCTTTACATTGAGTTATGTGACTTGAGCCAAATAATAACATGATTGTGAACGAGTGAGTTTTATTCAGAGATCAATTAGAAGGAAAGAGATATTCTTATTCATTTCAAAGAGATGGATTCTACAAGCCTCTCATCATTCATCGAAGGAACACATTGATTAATAATAAGCAGCTTTCTCTGTAACATTATCTTGAGCTTTGACTTGAACCATGGCATTATGTGGGGAGCGAGTATTCAGAGACTGATCAGAAAGGAGATAAGTtcttattcatatataaatgtGAAGAGTAAGTTTTCCAGACAATAATCAGAAAGACAATATGTTCTTATTCAATTGAAACATAAACACACTCAAATCAAATGtacaaacattttattgttGAATTAAGGAGAAAGAAGACTCGTGGAAGTTGGTGATCAGCTTTGAATAATCCACCAAATTAAGAAAGGCCACGAACTTTTCCAGTGACAGTGTCAATGTCAATCTCATAGAAGCAAGGTCTTGTCGGAAGTCCAGGCATTGTACTCATCGTACCCACCAATGGGTATATGAATCCAGCACCTATGCTTCCTCTTACATCCCTTATTGGCAACACAAACCCTGTAGGTGCTCCTTTCTTTGATGCATCGTGAGAGAATGAGTATTGCGTCTTAGACATGCATATAGGAAGGTTGGAGAAGCCTTGCTGAGTGTACATCTCAATCTGCTTCTCAGCCTGTATTCACATATCACAAGTCAGAAATATCAAAGTCCCAGTAGAATGAGTTCGTCTAGTATGCATGCGGGTTCGGTTTCTTCCAGGTAGGTGAATTTGGAATTCAGTTTGTTAAGGTCAGTTGAAATCTCGCCGAAGTGAACCGCAAAACAGTTCGGttcgattttaaaaaaatttacctaAGTTTTCTATTTTGCGGTTAGTTCGGttaaatttttggtttaaaCTGAATAAAATGTGGTTATTTCCGTTCcaattttggttagttcggaATTTTGGTAGAGATTGGTactgttttaattttgtttttaaaaaaccgaactaaccgaTTGCCGAACTGAAAACCGATTTTTTTACCGAGctgaaccgaactaaccgaaaATCGCGGCAAGTTAGGTTGGGTCAAAAATCTAGGAATGATTCAATCACCTGGTCTGAGTATTCAACACCACTGGCTCCATACGACTTGGCTATAGCCTCAATCTTGTCTTTGATGCTGATCTCCAATGGGTAGAGAAACCTTAGTGGCTGAGTAACGTTTTGACAAGCTTTTTCAACAGCAATACCAAGATCCACCTACAACAAGACAATTCATCTTTCAATGTGGTTGAGACTGCAAAAGAATGATCAGACCAGAACGTGTTCAGTTTAGAAAATTTTACCGCTCCTTTACCACCATGAGCATGGTGGGAACAAATCACAGCATCAAAAGCACCAGCATCCATAGAAAACTTCCTCACAGCATTCAGCTCTGCTTCACTATCCGTCGAGAACATATTCACAGCAACAACCACATTCACACCGTACGCCTTCGTGTTTGCAATATGCTTCGCTAGATTCACACATCCAGCTTCAACCAAGGAAACATTCTCGCTCACGTAGGCCCGGTCAAGCGGCCTCCCGGCGACAACATC
This genomic interval from Brassica napus cultivar Da-Ae chromosome A6, Da-Ae, whole genome shotgun sequence contains the following:
- the LOC106404272 gene encoding uncharacterized protein LOC106404272 isoform X2; its protein translation is MNPISSRLTSASLLPIPHTISLISAMSFSSSSSKSLKVPTFKEEDEQEKLRQVLKYHNQTKHSFTNYARGPRGLDWANQPNPFRRYLSSPLLPLLHHDSGHDSVLYSSLFDSSSLPPPKPISLSTISHLFLHSLALSAWKTTGASTWPLRVNPSSGNLHPTEAYLISPPIPSLSHLPFVAHYAPKEHSLEVRANLPSSFFPEFFPENSFLIGVSSIFWREAWKYGERAFRYCNHDVGHAIAALAVAAGELGWELKLLDGLGSDDLNVLMNLPEVPEIESEHPDCLLLVFPKGGGRDVVINIDYKGIASAIREGFTSLEWKGTPNVLSKEHLCWDIIHKTAEAVKKPSLVSNSSLIDASCFRGSGVVSRSSYKELTVSPRESSLHCPFVLFLGTVLRFILLFLCIEFRVCPRVCIFW
- the LOC125610099 gene encoding AP2/ERF and B3 domain-containing transcription factor At1g51120-like — encoded protein: MFLVSSAIPMDVAKSETLNTTTDSYLPVKKRMRLNEPPTTDKAPVSASDKTKYKGVVQHQNGHWGAQIYVDHKRIWLGTFKSAAEAAMSYDSASIKLRAFDANSQRNFPWSDLTVHEPVFQKGYTTEAVLNMIKDGSYQREFKEFLKNRSQIVSKQNRRDEESNKCFSCTQLFQKELTASDVGKLNRLVIPKKYAVKYLPFISEREEGEIVEDVEVLFYDREMRPWKFRYCYWTSSQSFVLTRGWIGFVKEKRLKEKDLVTFYTCDVPTLEGQSKKFLMIDVHYFSDNNSAVTDEEVNKTVHNNSSDDVMKPEINSKLGGEEEAKPEENKGGFMLFGVRIQ
- the LOC106404546 gene encoding ubiquitin-conjugating enzyme E2 20, with translation MAAVNGYQGNTPAADPPASNGSKQSAPPTKTVDSQSVLKRLQSELMGLMMGGDPGISAFPEEDNIFCWKGTITGSKDTVFEGTEYRLSLSFSNDYPFKPPKIKFQTTCFHPNVDLYGNICLDILQDKWSSAYDVRTILLSIQSLLGEPNISSPLNTQAAQLWSNQEEYRKMVEKLYKPPSA
- the LOC106404272 gene encoding uncharacterized protein LOC106404272 isoform X1; protein product: MNPISSRLTSASLLPIPHTISLISAMSFSSSSSKSLKVPTFKEEDEQEKLRQVLKYHNQTKHSFTNYARGPRGLDWANQPNPFRRYLSSPLLPLLHHDSGHDSVLYSSLFDSSSLPPPKPISLSTISHLFLHSLALSAWKTTGASTWPLRVNPSSGNLHPTEAYLISPPIPSLSHLPFVAHYAPKEHSLEVRANLPSSFFPEFFPENSFLIGVSSIFWREAWKYGERAFRYCNHDVGHAIAALAVAAGELGWELKLLDGLGSDDLNVLMNLPEVPEIESEHPDCLLLVFPKGGGRDVVINIDYKGIASAIREGFTSLEWKGTPNVLSKEHLCWDIIHKTAEAVKKPSLVSNSSLIDASCFRGSGVVSRSSYKELTVSQVVRMRRSAVDMDGVTFIDKSAFYQMLMHCLPSGSSTKGEQLALPFRALSWDCAEVHLALFVHRVSGLPKGLYFLVRNEDHLGDLKRAMRSEFEWRRPDGFPEDLPLYMLAEGDCQRLAKGLSCHQDIAGDGCFSLGMVARFEPVMREKGAWMYPRLFWETGVVGQVLYLEAHAMGISATGIGCYFDDPVHEVLGIKDSSFQSLYHFTVGGPVLDKRIMTLPAYPGPTSDV